A portion of the Corticium candelabrum chromosome 5, ooCorCand1.1, whole genome shotgun sequence genome contains these proteins:
- the LOC134179657 gene encoding sacsin-like: MPSKVLSRVCRLLQFYKCNRVQVKSFAEDMNDQRYSLQDKLLQKGKKFGQTEPPLCEFLRGILDKYPVGGQILKELIQNADDARAREVNFLLDSRSDAYGNSTLLHPSLAKFQGPALYAQNDALFESEDWSSIQSLNRSVKRENPLKIGKFGIGFNSVYHLTDFPTIVSGNTIGFLDPHKRVWPGESGACYSFDDAKIPQLKSQFEPLNVFRCNVFESTYYNGTLFRFPLRQEDSDSKISSSVWDTAKILDVVFKSFEVDAHLTLLFLKSVEKISLYHWMPGNQEPHIIFSTTLSDRNEVRTKRGELLDCAQNLSMQTTCVENCFRAEVICTYPGEDPVAQSWMVLHRIDNSDSDVQEMADTLHLTPCIGLAVPVGQKTKHAAKLGRVFCFLPLPPTDDDSSMCGLPLHVHGSFSVADDRRSLSWPAEDRQHDPKAQWNYLLLERVLPVAYASLIYICTGQAGTDWDIDLDDIYSAWPVPSNVREHWKQKVLPVLFPLLSSKSILYTDAQGGKWIRAEEAIVHACKHAASSHDLAEQIAKQVMISKSICVVSVPHNVDACLSDLTFSMKRLSPKFVRDNLRGQTSLLSLTRPDQLELLKYILQDKAYSELQGVRLLPVADRTMKRFETRHLTASPVYISTDECPLSLFPGLEKHFVDSSVDGDIYNHLTNVKMTEATQIRQLSSAKVPVLIKSILPLSKSLRIEWPSENPVITDSWLSILWKWLYHHPEILSSFTDCHIIPCPSNKCLVQLASDKPVIFRQQRETNLQLGHEVVEGLRCLGCVVVDSCVQYMINHSEINHYILPPYRVLSCLARLPDNTSDALIQLPLKARQPLLSYLSRILGISKSMSNEEKSVLYKLPLFQLRNSSERTSIELCARIAPSPADLPDRLLVKQQLIKYPNEVESKVLRSIAQSQFLIFKDVIQSLVLPCFNSYLPPERLTLAKYILEHRHLSDSQIFKTLERLQFVPVSSGDLKSPVEVFDRNEEHITKIFSEKPVLSSDRQLEKLIHLSPVRFRKLCSITADELLSLAHEASEGNHEKAKCLISMIAKETWMNIKLQEKVPTQYSQYSSLAAALSQIPWLPCLTKRPPSYPNSIPWKAESIKTSKPSETYVASRLQERMFSIAGSQQVFPDFNVPLGNETVQKLKFATLTYDKILEHLKTAVDCWAAGRVATHDDQDRFGNMMCTILDFLGSAQSQPQYRYLLSQLKQWNSQSIDWIWLNSRYGLVQLSQLVLKSSDCRLEDWRFSTSNFSHLRNCVQLFKDLGMKDRWEDWDLLSLLKEIQKSYSTKCHVPTKNRVQQDLRLSLHVLNLLTRGKDVLPVALQKEVCVPVDSPEDRLELALSSEVTYCDATWLHKVDKHDKLVGNCKLIHRKVPHDTAYALGVPSLIHRLAPSEELDFEVEEFGQHEPLTVRLNNVLKEYKNDSSIFKELIQNADDAGATEVKFLVDWRQHPTSSLLSPGMADCQGPALLAYNNASFKDDDFVNIAKLAAATKCKHLGKIGRFGVGFSSVYHLTEVPSIVSGKYIAIFDPHRKHLGKYIQNPAKPGAKIDFIKTPLCVRFPDQFAPYCGIFGCTLDSSVPYTNTLFRFPFRTKKQAKVSEIKRETCDRTKVKQLIRDLEAVANKLLLFLNHVRSVEVFELRRDHMERLIHVESKELQLTKLAGLPSYQDLVRRCQLLIKGERLSASSPSLDTTAAVIKISKTLPVDKPVQTELYLVCTAIGRKEAMKIASSSKGKEVGCMPLGSVAIQLQQFDESFVPKETKGEVFCGLPLSNLTNLPFHVNGFFAVLANRRGLWWYNSEEHSDRHRSFEPEWNDALIKDAVATALIKGMDKLRQIIIETRTENYYSLWPNSENMSIMWANLVHEFYTKLRSSECSLMCTATKPSSWLPLGRCLFLSDSASTLPHACSIAARVYENFVVIPAHVFGSLQSTHKLLMHSLTNDEAKFISNVFGSGADTTAVTLREKNDLTTELLKRIVIGNESLLQVLKRTKFVPTLPNGVLLRSPQQLLERCDVTSELYPAEYFPLIQSSNDRGITLWALKKLGMKTINDLTWRDCLNRAETVEQLIRTDDAAGERRINAVLQLVTILENKTPDPCASDIARKLKRIDFLPVMPRPNDYPLDKWHADSCRKVIANAETLFFNKYWNVVGSQALVLAAELKLPRTLQPLRSPAVDLILRQLDLVLEALDRRDTQYHEQLVDMVSNIYTILNGKATWNQDDVKRIVHHLQNRPWIYVQNRLLKPHQLSFQCTNQAKPYLYEVPETMRSVRQLLQVVGVKHTFGCKDFIWALQEMQKNSSGDILDEDDLSCVQQIVGVLASNYISEVSELGKTVDVPLLSKDKCLVPATSLMYDDASWMKDTYNADDVTFVDDTIPPRLALNLGVRPIRQELLRVSSSDIPGEPFGQSENLTQRLNNILEDYPKGEEILKELLQNADDAGATVLHVIYDKRPAICVYNDRLFTDKDIEGIQNLGRGSKREEPTLTGKYGIGFNAVYHLTDCPSFVTDNETFCVFDPHCRYVPGATKEKPGRLIHDVNKTFWHQYSDIAHCYQTILGVKLEGGTLFRFPLRTDALAQFSEISNCPVRDKDVQRLFEQFKESAADMLLFLNNICSIQLYVVDERNSISDSFKVSAQIDLDATRKRSELAAAIKGWSALAEHEVRHNEASYCMTVVSDGEKNSRQWLIYQCIGNPYNENFYYASQGALLPRSGVAAPLDEQLDANQSRAYCFLPLPKSVQPKLPVHVNGHFELDSSRRSLWQESRNRKYAPPPGRQRWNYDLIQFVLAPAYCHFLLEARKFVTLQETASKTEDVLKQLDKRLAWFNHLFPRIDSSSETYWQLLSREVYKYILSKKLALFLYIGCLLPSDRPRLSPAQDDRPNPEESRLADFEQTCCRSVPATRWLAIEPKNSLSLRPSYFFEPIRINSSDKQRVNNFILKTILLNIGIPLVASSVHVLRGLQTAADQSVRAQTIEPPFTQPSDQSAQAQTIDPAIVLLFLRNYRKKEVNCKLTVERIDNTILRTVNSAMILLKYVVSKDDFHFDELEGAPLLLTANDHVREFSSKLPVYISRYSSLLPNHSQLFVHPDTHSILMSSYASIEEATVVRPFSLQHLVEHLPSSGIYSCNWQHITSPRYVKWLNSTVDILPTKKWITTLWRYLDSSEGSHKDAMEILKRWPVVPNTTHTCTWRKYLDSWESKK, encoded by the exons ATGCCATCTAAAGTCCTAAGTCGAGTTTGTCGTCTCTTACAGTTCTACAAATGCAATAGAGTTCAAGTAAAATCGTTTGCAGAAGACATGAATGATCAAAGATACAGTCTCCAAG ACAAACTACTTCAAAAGGGAAAGAAGTTCGGACAGACTGAACCACCACTATGCGAGTTTCTAAGAGGTATTTTGGACAAGTATCCCGTCGGAGGACAGATTCTAAAG GAACTGATTCAAAATGCAGATGACGCTCGTGCAAGAGAAGTGAACTTTCTCCTTGACAGTAGAAGTGACGCGTATGGGAATTCCACGTTGTTACATCCATCTCTTGCTAAATTTCAAGGTCCAGCGTTGTACGCTCAAAACGATGCTCTATTTGAAAGTGAAGACTGGTCGAGCATTCAGTCTCTCAACCGCAGCGTAAAAAGAGAAAACCCTTTGAAAATTGGAAAGTTTGGCATTGGATTCAATTCCGTGTACCACCTGACAG ATTTTCCGACAATCGTTAGTGGTAACACGATTGGATTTCTAGATCCACACAAACGCGTTTGGCCTGGAGAGAGTGGTGCGTGTTACAGTTTTGATGATGCGAAGATACCCCAACTGAAGTCTCAGTTCGAACCACTCAACGTTTTTAGATGCAACGTCTTTGAGTCAACATACTATAACGGAACGCTCTTTCGTTTTCCACTGAGACAAGAAGATTCGGATTCGAAAATCAGTTCTAGTGTGTGGGACACAGCCAAAATATTGGATGTTGTATTCAAGTCTTTCGAAGTTGATGCTCATCTcactttgttgtttttgaagtCTGTAGAGAAGATATCGTTGTATCACTGGATGCCAGGCAACCAGGAACCCCACATAATCTTTTCAACCACACTATCTGACAGAAATGAAGTGCGTACAAAAAGAGGTGAACTACTGGACTGCGCACAAAATCTTTCTATGCAAACAACCTGCGTAGAGAATTGTTTCCGTGCAGAAGTAATCTGTACGTATCCAGGAGAGGATCCGGTCGCACAAAGTTGGATGGTGTTGCATAGAATTGATAACAGCGACAGTGATGTTCAAGAGATGGCCGACACTTTGCATTTGACACCGTGTATTGGGCTCGCTGTTCCAGTCGGACAAAAGACCAAGCATGCGGCTAAGCTCGGCAGAGTATTTTGCTTTCTTCCGCTGCCCCCGACTGATGACGATAGCAGTATGTGTGGCCTGCCTCTCCATGTTCATGGATCTTTCAGCGTAGCTGACGACCGCAGAAGTCTTAGTTGGCCTGCAGAAGACAGGCAGCACGACCCTAAAGCACAATGGAATTATCTTCTCCTAGAGCGTGTTCTTCCAGTCGCTTACGCCAGTCTGATTTACATTTGCACTGGTCAAGCTGGTACAGATTGGGACATCGATCTAGACGATATATACAGTGCTTGGCCTGTTCCAAGCAATGTCAGAGAGCACTGGAAGCAAAAAGTCCTACCCGTGCTCTTTCCGCTGCTCTCTAGCAAAAGCATCTTGTATACTGATGCACAAGGTGGAAAGTGGATTCGAGCAGAGGAAGCGAtcgtacatgcatgcaaacacgcTGCATCATCGCACGACTTAGCGGAGCAAATTGCAAAGCAGGTCATGATATCTAAAAGCATTTGCGTTGTTTCTGTCCCGCACAATGTTGACGCATGCTTGTCAGACCTAACCTTTTCGATGAAACGGCTCAGTCCGAAATTCGTTAGGGATAATCTACGCGGCCAAACGAGCCTTCTGTCTCTTACTCGTCCCGATCAGCTTGAACTACTAAAGTATATCCTACAAGATAAAGCGTATTCAGAGTTACAAGGCGTGAGACTCCTGCCAGTCGCTGATCGTACAATGAAGAGATTTGAAACAAGACATCTAACAGCCAGCCCTGTTTACATCAGCACTGATGAATGCCCCTTGTCTTTGTTTCCCGGTCTTGAAAAACATTTCGTAGATTCGTCAGTCGATGGTGACATATATAATCACCTGACCAATGTCAAGATGACGGAAGCGACCCAAATTCGCCAGCTATCATCTGCCAAAGTGCCAGTTCTGATTAAATCAATCCTGCCTCTAAGCAAATCGCTCAGAATAGAATGGCCATCGGAGAATCCCGTTATTACCGACAGCTGGCTTTCTATATTATGGAAATGGCTATATCACCATCCAGAGATTCTTTCTTCATTTACAGACTGCCATATAATTCCGTGCCCTTCAAACAAGTGCCTCGTGCAACTGGCTTCAGATAAGCCCGTCATTTTTCGACAACAACGTGAAACAAATCTACAACTTGGCCACGAAGTGGTAGAAGGACTTCGATGCCTTGGCTGTGTTGTTGTGGACAGCTGCGTACAATACATGATCAACCATTCCGAGATTAACCACTACATTTTGCCGCCATATCGTGTTTTGTCCTGCTTGGCTAGACTACCTGACAACACTTCGGATGCCCTGATACAACTGCCACTCAAAGCAAGACAGCCTCTTCTTTCTTACTTATCTCGGATACTCGGTATCAGCAAGTCGATGAGTAACGAAGAGAAATCGGTTTTGTACAAACTTCCGTTGTTTCAACTCCGAAACAGCTCGGAAAGAACATCGATCGAGTTATGTGCAAGAATAGCTCCGAGTCCAGCTGATCTACCTGACCGGTTGCTTGTCAAACAGCAGTTGATCAAATATCCCAATGAAGTCGAGAGCAAGGTGCTGAGATCTATTGCTCAATCACAATTCTTAATTTTCAAAGATGTCATCCAAAGTCTAGTGTTACCATGTTTTAATAGCTACTTGCCTCCTGAAAGATTAACGTTAGCAAAGTATATTCTGGAACATCGACACCTCTCAGATTCTCAAATCTTCAAGACACTTGAAAGGTTGCAATTTGTTCCTGTCTCATCGGGAGACTTGAAGTCACCTGTAGAGGTCTTTGATAGAAATGAAGAGCACATTACCAAAATTTTTAGTGAAAAACCTGTGCTGTCCTCCGATCGTCAACTTGAAAAACTAATTCACTTAAGCCCTGTGCGTTTTAGAAAGCTATGCTCGATAACCGCCGATGAGCTTTTGTCGCTTGCTCACGAAGCCAGTGAAGGAAACCATGAGAAAGCTAAATGCTTGATTTCAATGATAGCAAAGGAGACCTGGATGAATATCAAGCTGCAAGAGAAAGTACCGACGCAATATTCACAATATTCTAGTCTTGCAGCTGCTCTTTCTCAGATACCATGGTTACCGTGTCTGACGAAGCGACCACCCAGTTACCCAAATTCGATTCCATGGAAAGCAGAATCCATCAAAACAAGTAAACCATCCGAAACGTATGTTGCTTCACGTCTTCAAGAACGAATGTTTAGTATAGCTGGCAGTCAACAAGTATTTCCCGACTTCAACGTGCCTCTCGGAAACGAGACAGTACAAAAACTGAAATTTGCTACGCTAACGTATGATAAAATTCTTGAGCATCTAAAGACAGCAGTCGATTGTTGGGCTGCTGGAAGAGTGGCTACTCATGATGACCAAGATCGGTTTGGAAACATGATGTGCACGATACTAGATTTTCTAGGTTCAGCACAGAGTCAGCCTCAATATAGGTACTTGCTAAGCCAACTGAAACAGTGGAATTCGCAATCTATTGATTGGATATGGTTAAACTCCAGATATGGATTAGTTCAATTATCTCAACTTGTCTTGAAGTCGAGTGACTGCAGACTAGAAGATTGGAGATTTTCAACATCAAATTTTAGTCATCTTAGAAACTGTGTGCAACTGTTCAAAGACCTTGGTATGAAAGACCGGTGGGAAGACTGGGACTTACTTTCTTTACTGAAAGAAATACAGAAGTCTTATTCTACAAAATGCCATGTTCCTACAAAGAATAGAGTGCAGCAAGACTTGCGTCTGTCTCTACACGTCTTGAATCTGCTAACTAGAGGCAAAGACGTGCTTCCCGTAGCCCTGCAAAAAGAAGTCTGCGTTCCTGTTGACAGCCCCGAAGACCGACTGGAATTGGCTCTAAGCTCAGAAGTAACTTACTGCGATGCCACATGGCTTCACAAAGTAGACAAACACGACAAGCTAGTAGGTAATTGTAAGTTGATTCATCGTAAAGTACCTCACGATACCGCTTACGCTCTGGGTGTGCCATCTCTCATTCATCGATTGGCCCCTTCCGAAGAGCTGGACTTCGAAGTCGAAGAATTTGGCCAACATGAACCGCTTACTGTTCGTTTGAACAACGTTTTAAAGGAATACAAGAACGACTCGAGTATTTTCAAAGAACTCATTCAAAACGCTGACGACGCTGGTGCAACTGAAGTAAAGTTTCTGGTAGACTGGAGGCAACACCCAACGTCCTCTCTTCTTTCTCCTGGAATGGCTGATTGCCAGGGCCCAGCCTTACTTGCATATAACAATGCGAGTTTCAAAGACGATGATTTTGTCAACATAGCTAAATTGGCAGCTGCAACAAAATGTAAACATCTCGGCAAGATCGGAAGATTCGGGGTTGGGTTTTCTTCTGTTTATCACTTGACTGAAGTGCCAAGCATCGTCAGTGGCAAGTATATTGCTATTTTCGACCCTCACAGAAAACATTTGGGAAAGTATATTCAAAATCCTGCCAAGCCGGGTGCGAAAATTGATTTCATAAAGACGCCACTCTGCGTTCGCTTTCCAGATCAATTTGCACCTTATTGTGGAATATTTGGCTGCACTCTAGACTCCTCGGTACCGTATACAAACACTCTGTTTCGCTTTCCCTTTCGCACCAAAAAACAAGCCAAAGTAAGCGAGATAAAAAGGGAAACGTGTGACCGCACAAAAGTGAAGCAACTGATTAGAGATTTAGAGGCAGTTGCCAATAAGCTCCTTCTTTTTCTAAATCACGTTCGCTCTGTAGAGGTGTTCGAATTACGTCGTGACCACATGGAACGCCTAATACATGTCGAATCTAAGGAGTTGCAATTGACAAAACTTGCCGGTCTTCCTTCTTACCAAGATCTTGTTCGTCGCTGCCAGTTACTGATAAAAGGCGAACGTTTGTCGGCCAGCAGTCCATCTTTAGACACAACAGCGGCTGTAATTAAAATCAGTAAAACACTGCCAGTTGACAAGCCTGTACAAACTGAGCTGTATTTAGTGTGCACAGCCATTGGACGCAAAGAAGCAATGAAGATCGCAAGTAGCAGCAAGGGCAAAGAGGTAGGTTGCATGCCTCTTGGAAGTGTAGCGATACAGCTTCAACAATTCGACGAATCTTTTGTACCGAAAGAAACCAAAGGAGAAGTATTTTGTGGCTTGCCGTTGTCTAATTTGACCAACCTTCCCTTTCACGTTAACGGCTTCTTTGCTGTTCTCGCCAACAGACGTGGATTGTGGTGGTACAACTCTGAGGAACATTCAGATCGTCATAGAAGTTTCGAACCTGAATGGAACGATGCTCTCATCAAAGACGCAGTCGCCACAGCGCTTATCAAAGGAATGGATAAGCTACGACAAATAATCATAGAAACTCGTACCGAGAACTATTACAGTTTGTGGCCGAACTCTGAAAACATGTCTATCATGTGGGCAAATCTCGTACATGAATTCTATACCAAACTGAGGTCTAGTGAGTGTTCACTGATGTGTACAGCCACGAAGCCGTCGTCTTGGCTTCCCTTAGGTCGATGTCTATTTCTTTCTGACTCTGCAAGTACGCTTCCTCATGCATGTTCTATTGCAGCACGTGTTTACGAAAACTTTGTCGTTATTCCTGCTCACGTATTCGGCAGTCTTCAATCAACGCACAAACTCCTAATGCATTCTTTGACTAACGACGAAGCTAAATTCATTAGCAATGTCTTTGGAAGTGGCGCTGATACGACTGCTGTAACTTTGCGTGAAAAGAACGACCTCACCACTGAGCTCTTGAAACGAATCGTGATCGGGAATGAATCACTACTACAAGTATTGAAACGTACCAAATTTGTTCCTACGTTACCTAATGGAGTTCTTCTACGCAGTCCTCAGCAGTTACTTGAGCGCTGTGATGTGACTAGCGAGCTTTATCCTGCTGAATATTTTCCCCTTATACAGTCGTCCAATGACCGTGGAATTACGCTGTGGGCGCTGAAGAAACTGGGAATGAAAACCATAAATGATTTGACTTGGAGAGATTGCCTGAACAGAGCAGAAACTGTAGAGCAGTTAATTAGAACAGATGATGCTGCTGGAGAACGCAGGATAAATGCGGTCCTTCAACTGGTCACGATTTTGGAAAACAAAACGCCTGATCCATGCGCAAGTGATATAGCTCGCAAACTGAAGAGAATAGACTTTCTTCCTGTCATGCCAAGACCGAACGATTATCCATTAGACAAATGGCATGCAGACTCTTGTCGTAAAGTAATTGCAAATGCAGAAACATTGTTTTTCAATAAATACTGGAACGTCGTTGGTTCACAGGCGCTTGTTTTGGCTGCTGAGTTGAAGTTACCAAGAACACTGCAGCCTCTACGCAGTCCCGCAGTCGATCTCATACTTCGGCAACTAGATCTAGTTCTTGAAGCCCTTGATAGGAGAGACACACAATACCATGAACAATTGGTAGACATGGTTTCCAACATTTACACTATTCTGAATGGCAAAGCTACCTGGAACCAAGATGACGTCAAACGTATTGTACATCATCTACAAAACCGGCCTTGGATATATGTGCAAAACCGTTTACTCAAGCCTCATCAGCTTTCGTTTCAATGCACAAACCAAGCAAAACCGTACCTCTACGAGGTTCCTGAAACCATGAGAAGTGTACGACAACTGCTCCAAGTCGTTGGTGTAAAACATACGTTTGGCTGTAAAGATTTCATTTGGGCCCTTCAAGAGATGCAAAAGAATTCGTCCGGTGACATTCTTGACGAAGACGATCTGTCTTGTGTACAACAAATAGTCGGCGTTCTTGCATCTAATTATATCTCAGAGGTGTCAGAACTGGGGAAAACGGTTGACGTTCCTTTGCTTTCAAAAGACAAATGCTTGGTGCCTGCCACTAGTTTGATGTACGATGATGCTTCATGGATGAAGGATACTTACAATGCGGATGACGTAACGTTTGTTGACGACACCATTCCTCCTCGACTTGCACTGAATCTAGGTGTTCGACCGATAAGGCAAGAATTACTGCGTGTGTCATCCAGCGACATTCCTGGAGAGCCGTTCGGACAATCAGAAAACCTTACTCAGAGGCTGAACAATATCTTGGAAGACTATCCAAAAGGAGAAGAGATTCTAAAGGAGTTACTGCAGAACGCAGACGACGCAGGAGCTACCGTACTCCACGTCATTTACGACAAGC GACCGGCCATATGCGTTTATAATGATCGACTGTTTACAGACAAGGACATCGAAGGCATTCAGAATTTGGGCAGAGGAAGCAAGCGCGAGGAACCTACTCTCACGGGAAAATATGGCATCGGGTTTAATGCCGTCTACCACCTAACCGATTGCCCTTCGTTTGTGACCGACAACGAAACTTTCTGTGTTTTCGACCCACATTGTAGGTATGTTCCTGGAGCTACGAAAGAGAAACCGGGTCGACTAATACATGACGTAAATAAGACCTTTTGGCATCAATATTCAGACATTGCACATTGTTACCAAACCATACTCGGGGTCAAACTCGAAGGCGGGACGTTATTTCGATTTCCTTTGCGAACGGACGCTTTGGCTCAATTTTCCGAAATAAGTAATTGTCCCGTTCGAGACAAAGACGTACAACGTCTGTTTGAGCAATTCAAAGAGAGTGCGGCGGATATGCTGTTGTTTCTAAACAACATTTGCTCAATACAGCTGTATGTCGTTGATGAAAGAAATAGCATTTCTGATTCGTTCAAAGTTTCTGCCCAAATCGACCTCGACGCTACTCGAAAGCGATCCGAGCTAGCGGCTGCTATTAAAGGATGGTCAGCACTTGCAGAGCACGAAGTACGTCACAATGAAGCTTCTTACTGTATGACGGTTGTCTCAGACGGAGAAAAGAATTCTCGGCAATGGCTGATCTATCAATGTATTGGTAATCCGTACAATGAAAATTTCTATTATGCAAGTCAAGGGGCGCTTCTTCCGAGATCAGGTGTTGCTGCTCCTCTTGACGAGCAGCTAGATGCAAACCAGAGTCGCGCTTACTGTTTCCTGCCATTGCCCAAGTCCGTCCAACCGAAACTACCTGTTCACGTCAATGGTCACTTTGAGTTGGATTCGAGTAGGCGTTCCCTTTGGCAAGAGTCACGAAATAGGAAGTATGCCCCGCCTCCAGGAAGACAACGATGGAATTACGATCTCATCCAATTTGTACTTGCCCCGGCATATTGTCACTTCCTGCTAGAAGCAAGAAAGTTTGTTACATTGCAGGAAACAGCGAGTAAAACGGAAGATGTGCTGAAACAGTTAGACAAACGTCTCGCTTGGTTTAACCATCTATTTCCTAGGATCGATTCGTCATCAGAAACTTACTGGCAATTGTTGTCTCGTGAAGTCTAcaaatatattctaagtaaGAAACTAGCTTTATTTCTGTACATTGGTTGTCTTCTTCCATCGGACCGTCCTAGACTGAGTCCAGCGCAAGATGACCGACCAAACCCAGAAGAGAGTCGTTTGGCCGACTTTGAACAGACATGCTGTCGAAGTGTACCGGCGACTCGTTGGCTAGCAATCGAACCGAAAAATTCTTTGAGCCTTCGACCTTCCTACTTTTTTGAACCAATTAGGATAAActcttcagacaaacaaagagtaAACAACTTTATACTAAAGACTATCCTGCTCAACATCGGCATTCCTCTAGTTGCATCTTCAGTTCACGTACTACGTGGCTTACAAACCGCTGCTGATCAATCTGTTCGAGCACAAACAATCGAACCTCCATTTACACAACCTTCTGACCAGTCTGCTCAAGCGCAAACTATCGATCCCGCGATCGTACTACTGTTCTTACGTAACTATCGTAAAAAGGAAGTCAATTGTAAGCTGACTGTAGAACGAATCGATAACACGATCCTTCGAACAGTGAACAGTGCAATGATACTGTTAAAGTACGTTGTGTCAAAAGATGATTTTCACTTCGACGAGTTGGAAGGTGCACCACTCTTGCTGACTGCAAATGACCATGTAAGAGAATTCTCTTCAAAGTTACCCGTGTACATATCGCGATACAGCTCTCTGTTACCAAACCATTCGCAATTATTTGTGCACCCCGACACTCACAGCATACTGATGTCATCGTACGCTTCTATCGAGGAAGCGACCGTCGTTCGACCGTTTTCTCTTCAGCATCTAGTCGAGCATTTGCCTTCTTCTGGGATTTACAGTTGCAATTGGCAACACATCACTTCTCCCCGCTACGTGAAATGGCTCAACTCGACGGTTGACATATTGCCGACAAAGAAGTGGATAACGACGCTATGGCGTTATTTAGACTCATCGGAAGGATCTCACAAAGATGCTATGGAAATTTTAAAACGGTGGCCTGTTGTTCCG AACAcgacgcacacgtgcacatggaGGAAGTACTTAGACAGTTGGGAGtcaaagaaatag